A portion of the Pseudomonas synxantha BG33R genome contains these proteins:
- a CDS encoding CusA/CzcA family heavy metal efflux RND transporter has product MFERLIQFAIEQRIIVLLAVLLMAGVGIASYQKLPIDAVPDITNVQVQINSAAAGFSPLETEQRITFPIETAMAGLPGLQQTRSLSRSGLSQVTVIFKDGTDLFFARQLVNERLQVARGQLPDGIETAMGPISTGLGEIFLWTVEAEDGARKEDGTPYTPTDLRVIQDWIIKPQLRNVPGVAEINTIGGFAKEYQIAPDPKRLAAYNLTLNDLVTALERNNANVGAGYIERSGEQLLIRAPGQVASIDDIANIVITTSDGTPIRVRNVAQVDIGRELRTGAATENGREVVLGTVFMLIGENSRSVSQAVAKKLEEINRSLPEGVVAVTVYDRTNLVEKAIATVKKNLFEGALLVVAVLFLFLGNIRAALITAMVIPLAMLFTFTGMFTNKVSANLMSLGALDFGIIVDGAVVIVENAIRRLAHAQQRHGRLLTRSERLHEVFAAAKEARRALIFGQLIIMVVYLPIFALTGVAGKMFHPMAFTVVIALLGAMILSVTFVPAAIALFVTGKVKEEENFVMRSARRVYDPVLNWVMTRRSLVFGLALLTIVLSGLVASRMGSEFIPSLSEGDFAQQALRVPGTSLTQSVQMQQQLEKTLLAQVPEIERVFARTGTAEIASDPMPPNISDSYVMLKPKDQWPDPKKSREALIADIQRASAIVPGSAYELSQPIQLRFNELISGVRSDVAVKVFGDDMAVLNSTAGEIAETLQKLNGASEVKVEQTSGLPVLTINIDRDKAARFGLNVGDVQDTIAVAVGGRQAGTLYEGDRRFDMVVRLSDALRTDIEGLSRLLIPVPALAGSTSGQLGFIALSQVASLDLVLGPNQISRENGKRLVIVSANVRGRDIGSFVEEAEAAITTQVKVPAGYWTTWGGQFEQLKEASERLRIVVPVALLLVFGLLFMMFNNLKDGLLVFTGIPFALTGGIMALWLRDIALSISAGVGFIALSGVAVLNGLVMIAFIRNLREEGRSLSVAIHEGALTRLRPVLMTALVASLGFIPMALATGTGAEVQRPLATVVIGGIISSTLLTLLVLPALYQWAHRREEEAE; this is encoded by the coding sequence ATGTTTGAGCGCCTTATCCAATTCGCCATCGAGCAGCGCATCATCGTGTTGCTGGCGGTACTGTTGATGGCCGGTGTCGGCATCGCCAGCTACCAGAAATTGCCCATCGACGCGGTACCTGACATCACTAACGTGCAGGTGCAGATCAACTCGGCGGCCGCCGGTTTTTCGCCGCTGGAAACCGAGCAGCGCATCACCTTTCCCATCGAAACCGCCATGGCCGGTCTGCCCGGCTTGCAGCAGACGCGTTCGCTGTCGCGTTCCGGTTTGTCCCAGGTCACGGTGATTTTCAAGGACGGCACCGACCTGTTCTTTGCCCGCCAACTGGTCAACGAGCGCCTGCAAGTGGCCCGAGGACAATTGCCCGATGGCATCGAAACCGCGATGGGGCCGATTTCCACCGGGCTCGGGGAAATTTTCCTGTGGACCGTGGAAGCTGAGGACGGTGCGCGCAAAGAGGACGGTACGCCTTACACCCCCACCGATTTGCGGGTGATCCAGGACTGGATCATCAAACCGCAGTTGCGCAACGTGCCGGGCGTGGCCGAGATCAATACCATTGGCGGCTTCGCCAAGGAATATCAGATCGCACCGGACCCCAAGCGCCTGGCGGCCTATAACCTGACGCTCAACGATCTGGTGACCGCGCTGGAGCGCAACAACGCCAACGTTGGTGCCGGTTATATCGAGCGCAGCGGCGAGCAGTTGTTGATCCGCGCGCCGGGGCAAGTGGCGTCTATCGATGACATCGCCAACATTGTCATCACCACCTCGGACGGCACGCCGATCCGCGTGCGCAATGTGGCTCAGGTCGACATTGGCCGCGAGCTGCGCACCGGCGCCGCCACCGAAAACGGCCGTGAAGTCGTGCTGGGCACCGTGTTCATGTTGATCGGTGAGAACAGCCGCAGCGTGTCCCAGGCAGTGGCGAAAAAACTTGAGGAGATCAACCGCTCGCTGCCCGAAGGCGTGGTGGCGGTCACCGTCTACGACCGCACCAACCTGGTGGAAAAAGCCATCGCCACCGTGAAGAAGAACCTCTTCGAAGGTGCGTTGCTGGTGGTGGCGGTGTTGTTCCTGTTCCTGGGCAATATCCGTGCGGCGCTGATCACGGCGATGGTGATTCCGTTGGCGATGCTGTTCACCTTCACCGGCATGTTCACCAACAAAGTCAGCGCCAACCTGATGAGCCTCGGCGCGCTGGACTTCGGCATTATCGTTGACGGCGCGGTGGTGATCGTCGAGAACGCCATCCGCCGCCTGGCCCATGCGCAGCAGCGTCACGGCCGCCTGCTGACCCGCAGTGAGCGCCTGCACGAAGTGTTCGCTGCTGCCAAAGAGGCGCGACGGGCGCTGATCTTCGGGCAGTTGATCATCATGGTGGTGTACCTGCCGATCTTTGCTCTTACCGGGGTGGCCGGGAAGATGTTCCACCCGATGGCGTTCACGGTGGTGATTGCCTTGCTCGGCGCGATGATTCTGTCGGTGACCTTCGTACCGGCGGCGATTGCGTTGTTCGTCACCGGCAAGGTCAAGGAAGAAGAAAACTTCGTCATGCGCAGCGCACGCCGGGTGTATGACCCGGTGCTCAATTGGGTGATGACGCGCCGGTCCTTGGTATTTGGCCTGGCGCTGCTGACCATCGTCCTATCGGGCCTGGTCGCCAGCCGTATGGGCAGCGAATTTATCCCCAGCCTCAGCGAGGGCGACTTCGCCCAGCAGGCGCTGCGTGTACCCGGCACCAGCCTGACGCAATCGGTGCAGATGCAGCAGCAACTGGAAAAAACCTTACTGGCCCAAGTGCCGGAAATCGAGCGGGTATTTGCGCGCACCGGTACGGCGGAAATCGCCTCCGACCCGATGCCGCCGAATATTTCCGACAGCTACGTGATGCTTAAACCCAAGGACCAATGGCCGGACCCGAAGAAGTCCCGCGAGGCCCTCATTGCCGATATCCAACGGGCCAGTGCGATTGTGCCGGGCAGCGCGTACGAGCTGTCGCAACCGATCCAGCTGCGCTTCAACGAGCTGATTTCCGGGGTGCGCAGCGATGTGGCGGTGAAGGTGTTTGGCGATGACATGGCGGTACTCAACAGCACCGCCGGGGAAATCGCCGAGACCCTGCAAAAGCTCAACGGCGCCTCGGAAGTGAAGGTGGAACAGACCTCCGGCTTGCCGGTACTAACCATCAATATCGACCGCGACAAGGCCGCTCGCTTTGGCCTGAATGTGGGCGATGTGCAGGACACCATCGCTGTCGCCGTCGGTGGGCGTCAGGCCGGTACGTTGTACGAAGGTGATCGGCGTTTCGACATGGTGGTGCGCTTGTCCGACGCGCTGCGCACAGACATCGAAGGCTTGTCACGGCTGTTGATTCCGGTGCCGGCGCTGGCCGGTAGTACCTCGGGGCAACTGGGCTTTATTGCCTTGTCCCAGGTCGCCAGCCTCGACCTGGTGCTGGGCCCCAACCAGATCAGCCGCGAGAACGGCAAGCGTCTGGTGATCGTCAGCGCCAACGTGCGGGGGCGTGATATCGGCTCGTTTGTCGAGGAAGCCGAAGCCGCCATCACCACCCAGGTGAAAGTCCCTGCCGGCTACTGGACCACCTGGGGCGGGCAATTCGAGCAGTTGAAAGAAGCCTCCGAGCGCCTGCGTATCGTGGTGCCGGTGGCGTTGCTGCTGGTGTTCGGCCTGCTGTTCATGATGTTCAACAACCTCAAGGACGGCTTGCTGGTGTTCACCGGGATTCCGTTCGCGCTGACTGGTGGAATCATGGCGCTGTGGCTGCGGGATATTGCGCTATCGATTTCGGCAGGGGTGGGCTTTATTGCCTTGTCCGGTGTGGCGGTGCTCAACGGGCTGGTGATGATCGCCTTTATCCGCAACCTGCGTGAAGAAGGCCGCTCGTTATCGGTGGCAATCCACGAAGGCGCACTGACCCGCCTGCGCCCGGTGTTGATGACCGCGCTGGTAGCGTCCCTCGGGTTTATCCCCATGGCACTCGCCACCGGCACCGGCGCCGAAGTACAGCGCCCGTTGGCGACGGTGGTGATTGGCGGGATTATTTCTTCGACTTTGCTGACATTGCTGGTGCTGCCGGCGTTGTACCAGTGGGCCCATCGCCGTGAAGAAGAGGCCGAATAA